One window from the genome of Synechococcus sp. PROS-7-1 encodes:
- the leuS gene encoding leucine--tRNA ligase, with the protein MTASKSSSATASASDRPDRYDPIALEQRWQSQWQHNDLYATRSPEPGQNAFYALSMFPYPSGSLHMGHVRNYVITDVIARAQRMRGDAVLHPMGWDAFGLPAENAAIERQIDPGIWTDRNIEQMKAQLARLGLSIDWSREQATCHTDYYRWTQWLFLELLDQGLAYQKDATVNWDPVDQTVLANEQVDSEGRSWRSGALVEQKNLRQWFLRITHYADALLDDLDLLDGWPERVRTMQANWIGRSIGAEIDFRVSGHDDAVITVFTTRADTLHGVSYVVLAPEHPLVEALTSEAQRESVTAFRDLVGELSADERTADDRPKRGVPIGATAVNPANGETIPIWIADYVLAGYGTGAVMGVPAHDERDFLFARTYELPLKRVIQAAGANEHLSDGEAWTGPGILLNSGRFDGQSSDDGREAITAYGQELGWARPKRQYRLRDWLISRQRYWGCPIPVVHCDHCGAVPVPADQLPVTLPKDVDLQGRGGSPLASLESWVNVDCPSCGRPARRESDTMDTFMCSSWYFLRFADPHNSERPFDADAVERWLPVQQYVGGIEHAILHLLYSRFFTKALRDRGLLNIREPFERLLTQGMVQGVTYRNPRTGRYVAPSEVSDESAPKDPVDGGDLEVLFEKMSKSKYNGVDPAAVIDRYGADTARMFILFKAPPEKDLEWDDADVEGQFRFLQRLLRLIESVRSDHQDQLLGAPESVSDASSLSQKESEIRRAVHTAIEAVSEDLTGEYQFNTAISELMKLSNALTGSLAEASRGVQAEAISALIRLLAPFAPHLAEEFWFSLGGQDSVHSQPWPVHDPSALVRDTVDLVIQVKGKVRGSISVPADCSKEKLEELALASDVAERWLEGKPPRRVIVVPGKLVNLVPS; encoded by the coding sequence GTGACGGCCTCCAAGTCCTCCTCCGCCACCGCATCGGCCTCTGACCGCCCGGATCGGTACGACCCCATCGCGCTCGAACAGCGCTGGCAGAGCCAGTGGCAACACAACGACCTCTATGCAACGCGTTCACCGGAGCCGGGCCAGAACGCGTTCTATGCCCTCTCGATGTTTCCCTATCCATCGGGAAGTCTGCACATGGGCCATGTGCGCAATTACGTGATCACTGACGTGATTGCCCGGGCTCAGCGCATGCGTGGTGATGCCGTGCTTCATCCCATGGGGTGGGATGCGTTCGGACTCCCCGCTGAGAATGCAGCGATTGAACGTCAGATTGATCCAGGGATCTGGACCGATCGCAACATCGAGCAGATGAAAGCCCAGCTTGCCCGTCTGGGACTGTCGATCGATTGGTCCCGGGAGCAAGCCACCTGTCATACCGATTACTACCGATGGACTCAGTGGCTGTTTCTGGAGCTCCTGGACCAGGGACTGGCCTACCAGAAAGACGCCACGGTGAATTGGGATCCGGTCGACCAAACCGTTCTCGCTAACGAGCAGGTTGACAGTGAGGGACGCTCCTGGCGTTCTGGCGCTCTTGTCGAGCAGAAAAATCTCAGGCAATGGTTCCTGCGGATCACCCACTACGCCGACGCACTGCTTGACGATCTTGATCTGCTGGACGGATGGCCCGAAAGGGTGCGCACGATGCAGGCGAACTGGATCGGTCGTTCGATCGGAGCGGAGATTGATTTCCGCGTCAGTGGTCACGACGATGCAGTGATCACAGTCTTCACCACAAGGGCCGACACGCTGCATGGAGTCAGCTACGTGGTGCTGGCTCCTGAGCATCCCTTGGTCGAAGCTCTCACCTCGGAAGCACAACGAGAGTCCGTCACCGCTTTTAGAGATCTGGTGGGTGAGCTGAGTGCTGATGAACGCACTGCGGATGACCGTCCCAAGAGGGGAGTTCCCATCGGGGCCACAGCAGTGAACCCGGCCAACGGCGAAACAATTCCGATTTGGATCGCCGACTACGTCCTTGCTGGTTATGGAACCGGAGCCGTGATGGGTGTCCCAGCGCACGACGAACGCGATTTCCTGTTTGCACGCACCTATGAACTACCGCTGAAACGGGTGATCCAGGCTGCTGGTGCCAACGAACATCTCAGCGATGGCGAGGCATGGACAGGCCCGGGAATTCTGTTGAACAGCGGCCGCTTCGATGGCCAATCCAGCGACGATGGCAGAGAGGCGATCACGGCTTACGGCCAGGAGCTGGGCTGGGCTCGACCCAAACGCCAGTACAGGCTGAGGGACTGGCTGATTTCGCGCCAGCGCTATTGGGGCTGTCCGATTCCAGTCGTTCACTGTGATCACTGCGGCGCTGTTCCCGTGCCGGCGGATCAGCTTCCGGTGACCTTGCCCAAGGATGTGGATCTTCAGGGCAGAGGAGGATCTCCCCTGGCCTCCCTGGAGTCCTGGGTGAATGTGGATTGCCCAAGCTGCGGACGACCCGCCCGACGGGAATCAGACACCATGGACACCTTCATGTGCTCATCGTGGTATTTCCTTCGTTTTGCGGATCCTCACAACTCCGAGCGTCCGTTTGATGCGGATGCTGTGGAGCGCTGGCTCCCCGTGCAGCAATACGTCGGCGGTATTGAACACGCCATCCTCCATCTGCTGTATTCCCGTTTCTTCACCAAAGCACTGCGTGATCGTGGATTACTGAACATCCGAGAACCGTTCGAGCGTCTACTCACACAGGGAATGGTTCAGGGTGTGACTTACCGCAATCCCCGCACGGGTCGGTATGTGGCGCCCTCGGAAGTCAGTGACGAGAGCGCACCGAAAGACCCAGTGGATGGCGGCGATCTTGAGGTGCTGTTCGAAAAGATGTCGAAGTCGAAATACAACGGTGTGGATCCCGCTGCCGTGATCGACCGCTATGGCGCTGACACGGCTCGGATGTTCATCCTGTTCAAGGCACCTCCTGAAAAAGATCTGGAATGGGACGATGCAGACGTTGAAGGTCAGTTCCGATTTCTGCAACGGCTTTTGCGCCTGATCGAGAGCGTGCGATCAGATCACCAGGATCAGCTTCTTGGAGCCCCTGAAAGTGTTTCTGACGCTTCAAGCCTGTCTCAAAAAGAGTCTGAGATTCGTCGCGCAGTGCACACCGCCATCGAGGCCGTCAGTGAGGACCTAACGGGTGAGTACCAATTCAATACGGCGATTTCGGAGTTAATGAAACTCTCCAACGCCCTCACAGGGTCGCTCGCTGAAGCATCAAGGGGTGTTCAGGCTGAAGCGATCTCAGCGCTGATCCGCCTTCTTGCTCCATTTGCCCCCCATCTGGCAGAAGAATTCTGGTTCAGCCTTGGCGGACAAGACAGCGTTCACAGCCAGCCGTGGCCGGTCCATGACCCCTCTGCGTTAGTGCGAGACACCGTGGACCTTGTGATCCAGGTGAAAGGGAAGGTGCGTGGGTCGATCAGCGTTCCCGCCGACTGCAGTAAAGAGAAATTGGAGGAATTGGCTTTGGCCAGTGACGTCGCGGAGCGATGGCTAGAGGGCAAGCCTCCCCGGCGCGTGATCGTGGTTCCGGGGAAGCTTGTCAATCTGGTGCCGTCCTAA